In the genome of Manis javanica isolate MJ-LG chromosome 17, MJ_LKY, whole genome shotgun sequence, one region contains:
- the ACP7 gene encoding acid phosphatase type 7 isoform X3: MHPLPLCWSCCCLLLLFSLGVQGAPVAPSAAPEQVHLSYPGEPGSMTVTWTTWVPTHSEVQFGTQAAGPLPLRAQGTVSTFVDGGILRRKLYMHRVTLRGLLPGVQYVYRCGSSQGWSRRFRFRALENGPNWSPRLAVFGDLGADNPKALPRLRRDTQQGMYDAVLHVGDFAYNMDQDNARVGDRFMRLIEPVAASLPYMTCPGNHEERYNFSNYKARFSMPGNTEGLWYSWDLGPAHIVSFSTEVYFFLHYGRHLVERQFHWLESDLQKANKNRAVRPWIITMGHRPMYCSNADLDDCTWHESKVRKGLLGKLFGLEDLFYKYGVDLQLWAHEHSYERLWPIYNYQVLNGSQEMPYTNPRGPVHIITGSADPTL, from the exons ATGCACCCCCTTCCCCTCTGCTGGTCCTGCTGCTGTCTGctcctccttttctccctggGAGTCCAGGGGGCCCCAGTGGCTCCCAGCGCTGCCCCTGAGCAAGTTCACCTGTCTTACCCAG GTGAGCCAGGCTCCATGACTGTAACCTGGACCACATGGGTCCCAACCCACTCTGAAGTGCAGTTTGGAACGCAGGCAGCAGGACCCCTGCCCCTCCGGGCCCAGGGCACCGTCAGCACCTTTGTAGACGGCGGCATTCTCCGGCGGAAGCTCTATATGCACCGAGTCACGCTGCGAGGGCTGCTGCCGGGAGTTCAGTATG TTTACCGCTGTGGAAGTTCTCAGGGTTGGAGCCGTCGTTTCCGCTTCAGGGCCCTGGAGAATGGGCCCAACTGGAGCCCCCGTCTGGCTGTGTTTGGGGACCTGGGGGCTGATAACCCCAAGGCCCTACCGCGGCTGCGCAGGGACACCCAGCAGGGCATGTACGACGCTGTTCTCCACGTGG GAGACTTTGCCTACAACATGGATCAGGACAACGCTCGCGTCGGGGACAGGTTCATGCGACTCATCGAACCTGTGGCTGCCAGCCTGCCATACATGACATGCCCTGGGAATCATGAAGAACGCTA CAACTTCTCTAACTACAAGGCTCGCTTCAGCATGCCAGGGAACACCGAAGGCCTGTGGTACAG CTGGGATCTGGGCCCGGCACACATTGTCTCCTTCTCCACTGAGGTATATTTCTTTCTCCATTACGGCCGCCACCTGGTAGAGAGACAATTTCACTGGCTGGAGAGCGACCTCCAG AAAGCTAATAAGAACCGGGCTGTCCGGCCATGGATCATTACCATGGGTCATCGGCCCATGTACTGTTCCAATGCTGATTTGGATGACTGTACATGGCATGAAAGCAAG GTTCGCAAAGGCCTACTCGGCAAGTTATTTGGGTTGGAGGATCTATTCTACAAATATG GGGTTGACCTGCAGCTGTGGGCTCATGAACACTCATATGAACGGCTGTGGCCAATTTACAACTACCAG GTACTAAATGGCAGCCAAGAGATGCCCTACACCAACCCTCGAGGCCCTGTCCACATCATCACAGGATCTGCT gatcccacccTGTAG